A section of the Primulina eburnea isolate SZY01 chromosome 1, ASM2296580v1, whole genome shotgun sequence genome encodes:
- the LOC140838796 gene encoding uncharacterized protein isoform X3: MAKDKKLSTAKASKPNSTPNGPDRLANSSNRTQCRNLKTAKEFISSVAARIADQPLQCFGPEVWGVLTAISEKARQRCQGLNMPLTCDEHCIGRSVDDTHFRITTPAVSANHCKIYRKKVSAADTKLPSDNCFMFLKDTSMNGTYLNWEKLNKSGSQMKLRHGDIISIAVAPHHEHAFAFVFREVRKSSVVNYGLLKRKAEGLGIENKRLKGIGIGALDGPILLDDFRSLEKSNKEMRGLQESISKSYLSEFNMLNQHLEAIKKELAELNRTFAEQRHEMENFNKRLIASKQSCVKANEIIDSQKASMSELKTLLDEERDQRRRERESDTADFNLSILRIRAETEEEIKRVSHGALMREKEQLETINKLQDSEKERCSLVETLRSKLEDTRQKLVDSDNKVRQLEGRIHEELLASARSRKRVEEIEHDRKRLIKELDCEKQAAREEAWAKVSALELEISVALRDLDFERHRLKGARERIMLRETQLRSFYSATEEISVLFVKQQEQLKAMQRTLEDEENYKTTSVGADLNPEYIHVNRSLARDKETYEHKIVAKVGSGACHGHGRDQLESSSDEASTTEKHDCNVKSRGGGQDTEEVEITSDEHNVGGGLDSDINGNGKTPVLVGDAIGTEQFPETEAVGTSPILEGDVAETEQVVETESQSLHRRLKSDLNKFSTSDDDEMLIDDEINSEALDQAQNKSPDTSPLSQSNSPLAVQNSMEDTEGGGSIKTGDLLASEVLGSWACSTAPSAHGENDSPRSTYDDGTALPVKDSNSLVAESQHIPSSNSDANASDTQNLMLLCDMIPIISPNSKEQFSSTVIRDNQVGCDGIVSSSETEDCGDKDEDVNEAVAGGVSDTETVGRDGVVANDEMEDVNDT; the protein is encoded by the exons ATGGCAAAGGACAAGAAGTTATCGACTGCCAAGGCCTCTAAGCCAAATTCGACTCCAAATGGTCCCGACAGGCTTGCCAATAGCAGCAACCGTACACAGTGCAGAAATCTGAAAACTGCTAAGGAGTTTATATCATCAGTGGCCGCGAGAATCGCCGATCAGCCGCTGCAATGCTTCGGCCCCGAAGTTTGGGGTGTGCTCACTGCCATATCAGAAAAGGCACGCCAGCGCTGCCAG ggtctaaatatgCCTCTGACTTGCGATGAACACTGTATCGGTCGGTCAGTGGATGACACACATTTTCGGATTACTACACCTGCTGTAAGTGCTAATCATTGCAAGATTTATCGGAAGAAGGTTTCTGCTGCAGATACGAAACTTCCATCGGACAACTGTTTTATGTTCTTGAAAGATACTAG CATGAATGGTACATATTTAAATTGGGAGAAATTGAATAAAAGCGGTTCTCAAATGAAGCTGCGCCATGGAGACATAATCTCAATAGCGGTTGCTCCACATCATG AACATGCTTTTGCATTTGTATTTCGGGAAGTTCGGAAATCCTCTGTTGTCAATTATGGACTACTGAAGAGAAAAGCTG AGGGACTTGGTATTGAGAACAAAAGGCTGAAAGGGATTGGCATAGGAGCTTTAGATGGTCCAATATTGCTTGACGATTTTCGGAGCCTTGAAAAATCGAACAAG GAAATGAGAGGGTTGCAagaatcaatatcaaaatcttatCTGTCTGAATTCAATATGCTGAACCAGCATTTAGAGGCTATAAAGAAGGAACTGGCGGAATTGAATAGAACATTTGCTGAACAGAGACATGAGATGGAAAACTTTAACAAAAGACTTATTGCATCTAAGCAATCATGTGTTAAAGCCAATGAAATAATTGATAG CCAGAAGGCATCTATGTCAGAACTGAAAACTTTATTAGACGAAGAGCGTGATCAAAGAAGAAGAGAGCGGGAGAGTGATACTGCAGATTTTAATTTGTCAATCCTAAGAATTCGAGCTGAGACTGAAGAGGAAATAAAAAGAGTGTCGCATGGTGCTCTAATGCGGGAGAAAGAGCAACTGGAAACGATAAACAAACTTCAG GATTCAGAGAAGGAAAGGTGTTCATTGGTAGAGACTTTGAGGTCCAAATTG GAAGATACACGGCAAAAGCTGGTAGACTCTGATAATAAAGTTCGCCAGTTGGAGGGTCGAATTCATGAGGAGCTGCTTGCTTCTGCCCGGAGCAGAAAA AGGGTTGAAGAAATTGAACATGACCGAAAAAGGCTAATTAAAGAACTTGATTGCGAGAAG CAGGCAGCTCGGGAAGAAGCTTGGGCAAAGGTGTCTGCACTTGAACTTGAGATTAGTGTTGCTTTACGAGATCTTGATTTTGAAAGGCACAGACTAAAAGGGGCTAGGGAAAGGATTATGCTCCG TGAAACTCAGCTTCGCTCTTTCTATTCTGCTACAGAGGAGATATCGGTGTTGTTTGTAAAGCAGCAGGAACAACTCAAGGCAATGCAAAGAACACTCGAAGACGAAGAGAATTACAAGACCACATCTGTTGGTGCTGACCTCAATCCAGAATATATCCATGTGAATCGATCTTTGGCCCGAGACAAGGAGACCTACGAACATAAGATTGTAGCTAAGGTAGGATCAGGTGCATGCCATGGCCATGGCAGAGATCAACTTGAGTCATCAAGTGATGAAGCAAGTACGACAGAAAAGCATGACTGCAATGTCAAAAGCCGTGGTGGTGGTCAGGATACAGAGGAGGTGGAAATCACTAGTGATGAACATAACGTTGGGGGTGGTTTGGATTCTGATATCAATGGCAATGGCAAAACGCCCGTTTTGGTAGGTGATGCTATTGGAACTGAACAATTCCCTGAAACCGAGGCCGTTGGTACATCACCAATTCTGGAAGGAGATGTTGCTGAAACTGAACAAGTTGTGGAAACTGAAAGCCAATCTCTTCACAGAAGGCTGAAGTccgatttaaataaatttagcaCCTCGGATGACGATGAAATGCTGATAGATGATGAAATAAACTCAGAAGCTCTGGATCAGGCCCAAAACAAAAGTCCTGATACTTCTCCTCTCTCTCAATCAAACAGTCCTCTGGCCGTTCAGAATTCAATGGAAGACACTGAAGGTGGAGGAAGTATCAAAACAGGTGACCTTTTGGCCTCAGAAGTGCTTGGGAGTTGGGCATGCAGCACCGCTCCTTCTGCCCATGGAGAGAACGATTCTCCAAGGAGCACATACGATGATGGTACTGCGTTGCCTGTGAAGGACTCCAACAGTCTTGTAGCTGAGAGTCAACACATACCATCCTCAAATTCTGATGCTAATGCTTCTGACACTCAAAATCTAATGCTATTGTGCGATATGATACCTATCATTTCTCCCAATTCAAAGGAACAATTTAGCAGCACTGTTATAAGAGATAATCAAGTTGGATGTGATGGAATAGTAAGTTCTTCCGAAACTGAAGATTGTGGTGATAAAGATGAAGATGTGAACGAAGCTGTTGCTGGAGGTGTATCAGATACTGAGACAGTTGGTAGAGACGGAGTAGTGGCGAATGATGAAATGGAAGACGTTAATGACACATAA
- the LOC140838796 gene encoding uncharacterized protein isoform X2, with amino-acid sequence MAKDKKLSTAKASKPNSTPNGPDRLANSSNRTQCRNLKTAKEFISSVAARIADQPLQCFGPEVWGVLTAISEKARQRCQGLNMPLTCDEHCIGRSVDDTHFRITTPAVSANHCKIYRKKVSAADTKLPSDNCFMFLKDTSMNGTYLNWEKLNKSGSQMKLRHGDIISIAVAPHHEHAFAFVFREVRKSSVVNYGLLKRKAEGLGIENKRLKGIGIGALDGPILLDDFRSLEKSNKELRKLLEDQVAINGALRSEDRASIEKHESEMRGLQESISKSYLSEFNMLNQHLEAIKKELAELNRTFAEQRHEMENFNKRLIASKQSCVKANEIIDSQKASMSELKTLLDEERDQRRRERESDTADFNLSILRIRAETEEEIKRVSHGALMREKEQLETINKLQDSEKERCSLVETLRSKLEDTRQKLVDSDNKVRQLEGRIHEELLASARSRKRVEEIEHDRKRLIKELDCEKAAREEAWAKVSALELEISVALRDLDFERHRLKGARERIMLRETQLRSFYSATEEISVLFVKQQEQLKAMQRTLEDEENYKTTSVGADLNPEYIHVNRSLARDKETYEHKIVAKVGSGACHGHGRDQLESSSDEASTTEKHDCNVKSRGGGQDTEEVEITSDEHNVGGGLDSDINGNGKTPVLVGDAIGTEQFPETEAVGTSPILEGDVAETEQVVETESQSLHRRLKSDLNKFSTSDDDEMLIDDEINSEALDQAQNKSPDTSPLSQSNSPLAVQNSMEDTEGGGSIKTGDLLASEVLGSWACSTAPSAHGENDSPRSTYDDGTALPVKDSNSLVAESQHIPSSNSDANASDTQNLMLLCDMIPIISPNSKEQFSSTVIRDNQVGCDGIVSSSETEDCGDKDEDVNEAVAGGVSDTETVGRDGVVANDEMEDVNDT; translated from the exons ATGGCAAAGGACAAGAAGTTATCGACTGCCAAGGCCTCTAAGCCAAATTCGACTCCAAATGGTCCCGACAGGCTTGCCAATAGCAGCAACCGTACACAGTGCAGAAATCTGAAAACTGCTAAGGAGTTTATATCATCAGTGGCCGCGAGAATCGCCGATCAGCCGCTGCAATGCTTCGGCCCCGAAGTTTGGGGTGTGCTCACTGCCATATCAGAAAAGGCACGCCAGCGCTGCCAG ggtctaaatatgCCTCTGACTTGCGATGAACACTGTATCGGTCGGTCAGTGGATGACACACATTTTCGGATTACTACACCTGCTGTAAGTGCTAATCATTGCAAGATTTATCGGAAGAAGGTTTCTGCTGCAGATACGAAACTTCCATCGGACAACTGTTTTATGTTCTTGAAAGATACTAG CATGAATGGTACATATTTAAATTGGGAGAAATTGAATAAAAGCGGTTCTCAAATGAAGCTGCGCCATGGAGACATAATCTCAATAGCGGTTGCTCCACATCATG AACATGCTTTTGCATTTGTATTTCGGGAAGTTCGGAAATCCTCTGTTGTCAATTATGGACTACTGAAGAGAAAAGCTG AGGGACTTGGTATTGAGAACAAAAGGCTGAAAGGGATTGGCATAGGAGCTTTAGATGGTCCAATATTGCTTGACGATTTTCGGAGCCTTGAAAAATCGAACAAG GAACTTAGGAAACTTCTGGAAGATCAAGTTGCTATAAACGGAGCTTTGCGAAGTGAAGACCGTGCATCTATTGAGAAGCATGAATCT GAAATGAGAGGGTTGCAagaatcaatatcaaaatcttatCTGTCTGAATTCAATATGCTGAACCAGCATTTAGAGGCTATAAAGAAGGAACTGGCGGAATTGAATAGAACATTTGCTGAACAGAGACATGAGATGGAAAACTTTAACAAAAGACTTATTGCATCTAAGCAATCATGTGTTAAAGCCAATGAAATAATTGATAG CCAGAAGGCATCTATGTCAGAACTGAAAACTTTATTAGACGAAGAGCGTGATCAAAGAAGAAGAGAGCGGGAGAGTGATACTGCAGATTTTAATTTGTCAATCCTAAGAATTCGAGCTGAGACTGAAGAGGAAATAAAAAGAGTGTCGCATGGTGCTCTAATGCGGGAGAAAGAGCAACTGGAAACGATAAACAAACTTCAG GATTCAGAGAAGGAAAGGTGTTCATTGGTAGAGACTTTGAGGTCCAAATTG GAAGATACACGGCAAAAGCTGGTAGACTCTGATAATAAAGTTCGCCAGTTGGAGGGTCGAATTCATGAGGAGCTGCTTGCTTCTGCCCGGAGCAGAAAA AGGGTTGAAGAAATTGAACATGACCGAAAAAGGCTAATTAAAGAACTTGATTGCGAGAAG GCAGCTCGGGAAGAAGCTTGGGCAAAGGTGTCTGCACTTGAACTTGAGATTAGTGTTGCTTTACGAGATCTTGATTTTGAAAGGCACAGACTAAAAGGGGCTAGGGAAAGGATTATGCTCCG TGAAACTCAGCTTCGCTCTTTCTATTCTGCTACAGAGGAGATATCGGTGTTGTTTGTAAAGCAGCAGGAACAACTCAAGGCAATGCAAAGAACACTCGAAGACGAAGAGAATTACAAGACCACATCTGTTGGTGCTGACCTCAATCCAGAATATATCCATGTGAATCGATCTTTGGCCCGAGACAAGGAGACCTACGAACATAAGATTGTAGCTAAGGTAGGATCAGGTGCATGCCATGGCCATGGCAGAGATCAACTTGAGTCATCAAGTGATGAAGCAAGTACGACAGAAAAGCATGACTGCAATGTCAAAAGCCGTGGTGGTGGTCAGGATACAGAGGAGGTGGAAATCACTAGTGATGAACATAACGTTGGGGGTGGTTTGGATTCTGATATCAATGGCAATGGCAAAACGCCCGTTTTGGTAGGTGATGCTATTGGAACTGAACAATTCCCTGAAACCGAGGCCGTTGGTACATCACCAATTCTGGAAGGAGATGTTGCTGAAACTGAACAAGTTGTGGAAACTGAAAGCCAATCTCTTCACAGAAGGCTGAAGTccgatttaaataaatttagcaCCTCGGATGACGATGAAATGCTGATAGATGATGAAATAAACTCAGAAGCTCTGGATCAGGCCCAAAACAAAAGTCCTGATACTTCTCCTCTCTCTCAATCAAACAGTCCTCTGGCCGTTCAGAATTCAATGGAAGACACTGAAGGTGGAGGAAGTATCAAAACAGGTGACCTTTTGGCCTCAGAAGTGCTTGGGAGTTGGGCATGCAGCACCGCTCCTTCTGCCCATGGAGAGAACGATTCTCCAAGGAGCACATACGATGATGGTACTGCGTTGCCTGTGAAGGACTCCAACAGTCTTGTAGCTGAGAGTCAACACATACCATCCTCAAATTCTGATGCTAATGCTTCTGACACTCAAAATCTAATGCTATTGTGCGATATGATACCTATCATTTCTCCCAATTCAAAGGAACAATTTAGCAGCACTGTTATAAGAGATAATCAAGTTGGATGTGATGGAATAGTAAGTTCTTCCGAAACTGAAGATTGTGGTGATAAAGATGAAGATGTGAACGAAGCTGTTGCTGGAGGTGTATCAGATACTGAGACAGTTGGTAGAGACGGAGTAGTGGCGAATGATGAAATGGAAGACGTTAATGACACATAA
- the LOC140838796 gene encoding uncharacterized protein isoform X1 produces the protein MAKDKKLSTAKASKPNSTPNGPDRLANSSNRTQCRNLKTAKEFISSVAARIADQPLQCFGPEVWGVLTAISEKARQRCQGLNMPLTCDEHCIGRSVDDTHFRITTPAVSANHCKIYRKKVSAADTKLPSDNCFMFLKDTSMNGTYLNWEKLNKSGSQMKLRHGDIISIAVAPHHEHAFAFVFREVRKSSVVNYGLLKRKAEGLGIENKRLKGIGIGALDGPILLDDFRSLEKSNKELRKLLEDQVAINGALRSEDRASIEKHESEMRGLQESISKSYLSEFNMLNQHLEAIKKELAELNRTFAEQRHEMENFNKRLIASKQSCVKANEIIDSQKASMSELKTLLDEERDQRRRERESDTADFNLSILRIRAETEEEIKRVSHGALMREKEQLETINKLQDSEKERCSLVETLRSKLEDTRQKLVDSDNKVRQLEGRIHEELLASARSRKRVEEIEHDRKRLIKELDCEKQAAREEAWAKVSALELEISVALRDLDFERHRLKGARERIMLRETQLRSFYSATEEISVLFVKQQEQLKAMQRTLEDEENYKTTSVGADLNPEYIHVNRSLARDKETYEHKIVAKVGSGACHGHGRDQLESSSDEASTTEKHDCNVKSRGGGQDTEEVEITSDEHNVGGGLDSDINGNGKTPVLVGDAIGTEQFPETEAVGTSPILEGDVAETEQVVETESQSLHRRLKSDLNKFSTSDDDEMLIDDEINSEALDQAQNKSPDTSPLSQSNSPLAVQNSMEDTEGGGSIKTGDLLASEVLGSWACSTAPSAHGENDSPRSTYDDGTALPVKDSNSLVAESQHIPSSNSDANASDTQNLMLLCDMIPIISPNSKEQFSSTVIRDNQVGCDGIVSSSETEDCGDKDEDVNEAVAGGVSDTETVGRDGVVANDEMEDVNDT, from the exons ATGGCAAAGGACAAGAAGTTATCGACTGCCAAGGCCTCTAAGCCAAATTCGACTCCAAATGGTCCCGACAGGCTTGCCAATAGCAGCAACCGTACACAGTGCAGAAATCTGAAAACTGCTAAGGAGTTTATATCATCAGTGGCCGCGAGAATCGCCGATCAGCCGCTGCAATGCTTCGGCCCCGAAGTTTGGGGTGTGCTCACTGCCATATCAGAAAAGGCACGCCAGCGCTGCCAG ggtctaaatatgCCTCTGACTTGCGATGAACACTGTATCGGTCGGTCAGTGGATGACACACATTTTCGGATTACTACACCTGCTGTAAGTGCTAATCATTGCAAGATTTATCGGAAGAAGGTTTCTGCTGCAGATACGAAACTTCCATCGGACAACTGTTTTATGTTCTTGAAAGATACTAG CATGAATGGTACATATTTAAATTGGGAGAAATTGAATAAAAGCGGTTCTCAAATGAAGCTGCGCCATGGAGACATAATCTCAATAGCGGTTGCTCCACATCATG AACATGCTTTTGCATTTGTATTTCGGGAAGTTCGGAAATCCTCTGTTGTCAATTATGGACTACTGAAGAGAAAAGCTG AGGGACTTGGTATTGAGAACAAAAGGCTGAAAGGGATTGGCATAGGAGCTTTAGATGGTCCAATATTGCTTGACGATTTTCGGAGCCTTGAAAAATCGAACAAG GAACTTAGGAAACTTCTGGAAGATCAAGTTGCTATAAACGGAGCTTTGCGAAGTGAAGACCGTGCATCTATTGAGAAGCATGAATCT GAAATGAGAGGGTTGCAagaatcaatatcaaaatcttatCTGTCTGAATTCAATATGCTGAACCAGCATTTAGAGGCTATAAAGAAGGAACTGGCGGAATTGAATAGAACATTTGCTGAACAGAGACATGAGATGGAAAACTTTAACAAAAGACTTATTGCATCTAAGCAATCATGTGTTAAAGCCAATGAAATAATTGATAG CCAGAAGGCATCTATGTCAGAACTGAAAACTTTATTAGACGAAGAGCGTGATCAAAGAAGAAGAGAGCGGGAGAGTGATACTGCAGATTTTAATTTGTCAATCCTAAGAATTCGAGCTGAGACTGAAGAGGAAATAAAAAGAGTGTCGCATGGTGCTCTAATGCGGGAGAAAGAGCAACTGGAAACGATAAACAAACTTCAG GATTCAGAGAAGGAAAGGTGTTCATTGGTAGAGACTTTGAGGTCCAAATTG GAAGATACACGGCAAAAGCTGGTAGACTCTGATAATAAAGTTCGCCAGTTGGAGGGTCGAATTCATGAGGAGCTGCTTGCTTCTGCCCGGAGCAGAAAA AGGGTTGAAGAAATTGAACATGACCGAAAAAGGCTAATTAAAGAACTTGATTGCGAGAAG CAGGCAGCTCGGGAAGAAGCTTGGGCAAAGGTGTCTGCACTTGAACTTGAGATTAGTGTTGCTTTACGAGATCTTGATTTTGAAAGGCACAGACTAAAAGGGGCTAGGGAAAGGATTATGCTCCG TGAAACTCAGCTTCGCTCTTTCTATTCTGCTACAGAGGAGATATCGGTGTTGTTTGTAAAGCAGCAGGAACAACTCAAGGCAATGCAAAGAACACTCGAAGACGAAGAGAATTACAAGACCACATCTGTTGGTGCTGACCTCAATCCAGAATATATCCATGTGAATCGATCTTTGGCCCGAGACAAGGAGACCTACGAACATAAGATTGTAGCTAAGGTAGGATCAGGTGCATGCCATGGCCATGGCAGAGATCAACTTGAGTCATCAAGTGATGAAGCAAGTACGACAGAAAAGCATGACTGCAATGTCAAAAGCCGTGGTGGTGGTCAGGATACAGAGGAGGTGGAAATCACTAGTGATGAACATAACGTTGGGGGTGGTTTGGATTCTGATATCAATGGCAATGGCAAAACGCCCGTTTTGGTAGGTGATGCTATTGGAACTGAACAATTCCCTGAAACCGAGGCCGTTGGTACATCACCAATTCTGGAAGGAGATGTTGCTGAAACTGAACAAGTTGTGGAAACTGAAAGCCAATCTCTTCACAGAAGGCTGAAGTccgatttaaataaatttagcaCCTCGGATGACGATGAAATGCTGATAGATGATGAAATAAACTCAGAAGCTCTGGATCAGGCCCAAAACAAAAGTCCTGATACTTCTCCTCTCTCTCAATCAAACAGTCCTCTGGCCGTTCAGAATTCAATGGAAGACACTGAAGGTGGAGGAAGTATCAAAACAGGTGACCTTTTGGCCTCAGAAGTGCTTGGGAGTTGGGCATGCAGCACCGCTCCTTCTGCCCATGGAGAGAACGATTCTCCAAGGAGCACATACGATGATGGTACTGCGTTGCCTGTGAAGGACTCCAACAGTCTTGTAGCTGAGAGTCAACACATACCATCCTCAAATTCTGATGCTAATGCTTCTGACACTCAAAATCTAATGCTATTGTGCGATATGATACCTATCATTTCTCCCAATTCAAAGGAACAATTTAGCAGCACTGTTATAAGAGATAATCAAGTTGGATGTGATGGAATAGTAAGTTCTTCCGAAACTGAAGATTGTGGTGATAAAGATGAAGATGTGAACGAAGCTGTTGCTGGAGGTGTATCAGATACTGAGACAGTTGGTAGAGACGGAGTAGTGGCGAATGATGAAATGGAAGACGTTAATGACACATAA